One Brassica napus cultivar Da-Ae chromosome C4, Da-Ae, whole genome shotgun sequence genomic region harbors:
- the LOC106430931 gene encoding heat shock 70 kDa protein 15, whose amino-acid sequence MSVVGFDFGNENCLVAVARQRGIDVVLNDESNRETPAIVCFGEKQRFIGTAGAASTMMNPKNSISQIKRLVGRQFSDPELQRDIKSLPFSVTEGPDGYPLIHASYLGEKRAFTPTQVMGMMLSNLKGIAEKNLNAAVVDCCIGIPVYFTDLQRRAVLDAATIAGLHPLHLIHETTATALAYGIYKTDLPESEPLNVAFIDIGHASMQVCIAGFKKGQLKVLSHGFDRSLGGRDFDEVLFNHFAAKFREEYKIDVAQNAKASLRLRAACEKLKKVLSANPVAPLNIECLMDEKDVRGVIKREEFEEISIPILERVKRPLEKALSDAGLSIEDVHMVEVVGSGSRVPAIIKILTEFFGKEPRRTMNASECVSRGCALQCAILSPTFKVREFQVHESFPFSISLAWKGAAADAQNGGAENQQSTIVFPKGNSIPSVKALTFYRSGTFSADVQYSDATDLKAPPKISTYTIGPFQSSKGERAKLKVKVRLTLHGIVSVESATLLEEEEVEVKVTAEQMDTDKASGESDVNMQDAKETSDAAGTDNGVPEPVQMETDSKAEAPKKKVKKTNVPLSELVYGALQSVEVQKAVEKEYEMALQDRVMEETKDKKNAVESYVYDMRNKLSEKYHEYMTESEREAFLAKLQEVEDWLYEDGEDETKGVYVAKLEELKKVGDPVEMRYKESQERGTVIGQLGHCVNSYREAAVSNDSKFDHIELEEKQKVLNECVEAEAWMREKQQQQEALPKHATPAFLSADVTRKAEALDKFCRPIMTKPKPVAKPEAPQAKAAADEEKSEPQPEPASGEEPMETEKPTEDSA is encoded by the exons ATGAGTGTAGTCGGGTTCGATTTCGGGAACGAGAACTGTCTTGTGGCCGTTGCAAGGCAAAGAGGCATCGACGTCGTCCTCAACGATGAGTCAAACCGCGAGACTCCCGCCATTGTATGCTTCGGCGAGAAGCAGCGTTTCATCGGAACCGCTGGAGCTGCCTCCACCATGATGAACCCCAAAAACTCGATCTCCCAGATCAAGCGTCTGGTGGGCCGTCAATTCTCGGATCCCGAGCTGCAGAGAGACATCAAGTCTCTCCCTTTCTCCGTCACTGAAGGGCCAGACGGGTACCCTTTGATCCACGCTAGCTATCTGGGAGAGAAGAGGGCGTTTACCCCCACTCAGGTTATGGGGATGATGCTGTCCAACTTGAAAGGGATTGCTGAGAAGAATCTGAACGCGGCTGTGGTGGACTGCTGCATTGGTATTCCTGTTTACTTCACGGATCTGCAGCGGAGAGCTGTTCTTGATGCTGCGACGATCGCTGGCTTGCACCCTTTGCATTTGATCCACGAGACGACGGCGACTGCTTTGGCGTATGGTATCTACAAGACGGATTTGCCGGAGAGCGAGCCGCTTAATGTCGCCTTCATCGACATTGGTCACGCGAGCATGCAAGTCTGCATCGCGGGGTTCAAGAAAGGGCAGCTCAAGGTCTTGTCTCACGGGTTTGACCGGTCTCTGGGAGGAAGGGACTTTGATGAAGTTCTTTTCAATCATTTTGCTGCTAAGTTTAGGGAGGAGTACAAGATTGATGTCGCACAGAATGCCAAGGCTAGTCTCAGGCTCAGGGCTGCGTGTGAGAAGCTGAAGAAGGTTCTGAGCGCTAACCCTGTGGCGCCGTTGAATATTGAGTGTTTGATGGATGAGAAAGATGTTAGGGGTGTCATCAAGAGGGAAGAGTTTGAAGAGATCAGCATCCCTATCTTGGAGCGTGTCAAGAGGCCTCTAGAGAAAGCTCTCTCTGATGCGGGGCTCTCAATTGAAGATGTACATATGGTCGAGGTTGTTGGCTCTGGCTCTCGTGTCCCTGCTATTATCAAGATCCTGACTGAGTTTTTCGGTAAGGAGCCGAGGCGTACAATGAATGCTAGTGAGTGTGTGTCGAGGGGATGTGCCTTGCAGTGTGCCATTCTCAGTCCCACCTTCAAAGTCCGTGAGTTCCAG GTTCATGAGAGTTTCCCCTTCTCCATTTCGCTGGCGTGGAAAGGAGCAGCGGCTGATGCTCAAAATGGAGGAGCTGAGAATCAGCAGAGCACCATTGTTTTCCCCAAAGGAAACTCAATTCCTAGTGTCAAGGCTCTGACGTTTTACCGCTCTGGAACATTCTCTGCCGATGTGCAGTACAGTGATGCGACTGACTTGAAAGCACCTCCAAAAATCAGCACATACACG attggTCCCTTCCAGTCATCAAAAGGCGAGAGGGCAAAGCTTAAGGTGAAAGTGAGATTGACCCTTCACGGAATTGTCTCTGTTGAATCAGCAACT CTTTTGGAGGAGGAAGAAGTTGAAGTTAAGGTCACAGCAGAGCAGATGGACACTGACAAAGCCTCTGGTGAATCTGATGTTAACATGCAGGACGCAAAGGAAACCAGTGATGCAGCTGGTACTGACAATGGTGTTCCTGAGCCGGTGCAAATGGAAACTGATTCAAAG GCTGAGGCTCcaaagaagaaggtgaagaagacAAACGTACCTCTGTCAGAATTGGTATACGGCGCCTTGCAATCTGTGGAGGTCCAAAAGGCTGTGGAGAAAGAATATGAGATGGCTCTCCAAGACAGAGTTATGGAGGAGACCAAGGACAAGAAGAATGCTGTTGAGTCCTATGTTTATGATATGCGAAACAAA ctGAGTGAAAAATACCATGAGTACATGACCGAGTCAGAGAGGGAAGCGTTCCTGGCGAAGCTGCAGGAAGTGGAGGATTGGTTGTAcgaagatggagaagatgagaCTAAAGGTGTCTATGTTGCAAAGCTCGAGGAGCTCAAGAAG GTGGGTGACCCAGTTGAGATGCGTTACAAGGAGTCACAGGAGAGAGGGACAGTCATTGGTCAGCTTGGTCACTGTGTTAACAGCTACAGAGAGGCAGCCGTTTCTAATGATTCCAAGTTTGACCACATTGAACTAGAAGAGAAGCAAAAG GTATTGAACGAGTGTGTGGAAGCAGAAGCATGGATGAGGGAGAAGCAGCAGCAACAGGAGGCGCTTCCCAAGCACGCAACACCAGCTTTCTTGTCAGCCGATGTTACAAGGAAGGCTGAGGCATTGGACAA GTTCTGCAGGCCAATAATGACCAAACCAAAGCCGGTTGCTAAACCGGAAGCACCACAAGCCAAGGCGGCGGCTGATGAGGAGAAGAGTGAGCCACAGCCAGAACCGGCCTCTGGTGAAGAACCAATGGAGACTGAGAAGCCCACCGAAGATAGTGCCTAA